The Deltaproteobacteria bacterium sequence AGACGTGTTCAGGATAAGGTTCAGCCTGACCTGTTCGTGCTGGTGGAGACAGACATTTGGCCTAATTTTCTGGCTCGTCTTGAGCGCGAAAGAATACCGATCGTGCTCATAAATGCCAGGGTTTCCCCACGTTCTTATGCGCGTTATCGTCTGGTCAAGAGGTGGTGGCGACGGGTGCTGAATTTATTTACTTTCATCGGTGTTCAGACTGTCCTTGATAAACAGCGGATGCTCGATCTGGGAGCTGGATCGGATCGAGTCGTGGTGACCGGGAATCTCAAATTCGACCAACCTCAGCCTGAAGCCGGTTCAGGAGTTCTTGAGTCCTTACTGGCTGAGAGCGGCCTGCCTCGAGGCGTTTGGCTGGTAGGAGGCAGCACTCATCCTGGTGAGGATGAGGCTTTACTTGAAATTTTTACTGAACTCGCCCCCAGTTTTCCTGAGCTAAAGCTTTTGTTAGCCCCGCGAAATAAGTCCCGGTTTGAACCGGTCTGGCGGCTGATTCAGCAACGGAATTTGAAGGCGGCGCGCCGGAGCGGTCCGAAGCCGTGTGCCGATATAAAAATATTTCTGCTTGACACCCAGGGCGAACTGGAGAGGTTCTTTGAACTTGCTGATGTGGTTTTTATTGGTAAAAGCCTGCCCGGTTCAGGAGAAGGCGGGGGCCATAATCTGCTCGAACCGGCAGCTCATTTCAAACCGGTCCTTTTTGGTCCCAGGATGCAGAATTTCAAAGAGATTGCTCAGTCAATACTATCAGCCGGGGGAGGTATTCAGGTGGCTGACCAGGAGGAGTTGAAAATGGTCCTGAGCACTCTTTTGGCCTGTCCTGAAAAACGCAAAGAGCTGGGACAGCAGGCTCGTGGTGTGGTCGAGGCTCACCAGGGGGCGGTTGATCGAAACATGGACCTCATAACCCGGGCTCTTGCTTTGCGAGGTACAGTAGGCTTGTGAAACTTGCGGCCAGCCTGTATTCAGAGCGTCCGGGACTCATGCGGCGTCTGTTGACTTATGTTTACGGCGCGGGGGTCGGTTTTCGCCTTGAGCTTTACCGGTCCGGCCGGCTTAAGTCCGATCGCCTTCCGGCGCGGGTCATCAGCGTGGGTAATCTTGTGGTCGGCGGAACAGGCAAGACCCCGACCGTGATTTTCATTGCCAGACGGCTGCATTCAATGGGCGTCCGAACCGCCGTGCTGAGCCGAGGTTACCATGGCCAGGCCCGGCGTTCGATTAACGTGGTTTCTGATGGAGCGGAAGTGTTTCTCAGCCCGAGGCAGGCCGGGGACGAGGCTTATCTGATAGCTGAGTCACTGCCCGGCGTGGTTGTGCTGACTGGTAAAGATCGTTTACTCCTCGGCCAGCACGCTATTGATCGCTTTCAGACCCAGGCCCTTATTCTGGATGATGCCTTTCAGCACTTAAAACTGAAAAGGGATGTCAATCTGCTGCTCCTGGATGCGACTCAGCCCTGGGGCAACGGCTGGATATTACCGGCTGGTCCTTTACGTGAACCCAGGTCCCAGGCCAGCCGGACCACGGCCTTTCTTATCACCCGGGCCGAGCAGGAGCCTCAGCAGCTCAGAGAGGAGTTGGGAAAGGACTTTCCCGGCCGACCAGTATTTTCAGCGCGGTACCGACCAGTTTCACTGACCCGGCTTCTTGGCGGCGGGCAGGAGGATCCGGGCCGTATGGCTGGACAGAGGGTTTTGGCGTTTTGCGGTTTGGCCAGGCCTCACGATTTTCTTAATACTTTAACGGGGCTCGGCGCTGAAGTGGCTGGATTCGTTGACTGGCCCGATCATTTTCAGGCCCGGCGCAGTGACCTTCTTTCCCTGGCGGCCAAGGCCAGGGAATTGGGTGTCACCAAGGCTGTGACCACGACCAAAGATGCAGTGAAATTATCAACCAGGGAACTAAGCAAGTGGGGGCTGCCATTGGAGATATGGGTCTTGGGGGTAGAGCTTGAGGTCCTGGACCGAGAAGATGAATTTATGGCTATGTTGTATCCAAGTCAGGAGGCCTCCTGACTTTCATGGATATTGACCCGCAAAACGTTCGGCGCATCCTGGTCCGTTCAACCAATTGGGTTGGAGACGCGCTGCTGAGTACGCCAGCTTTGGCCTCTCTGAGGGATAACTTCCCTGAATCTCATCTTTCCGTCCTGGCTAGAAAGTGGGTCACAGCGATCTATAAAGATCATCCGGCGGTGGATGAGATCATGGTCTACGATGTTGAAGGGAGACACAAGGGCTGGTCCGGGTTCATTCGGCTGGCAAGTGAGATTCGCAAGCAGCAGTTCGATCTGGTGGTGCTCTTTCAGTACGCCTTTGGCGCAGCCTTGCTTACCTGGCTGGCGCGGATACCCGAGCGCATAGGGTACAATACCGATGGCCGCGGACTTTTACTCAATCGGGCCGTCTCGCGCCGGTCTGGGGATAAGAAGATTCACGAGGTTGAGTCTTATCAGGGGCTTATTCACCGGTCCGGCTTGAGGATTATACAGTCGAGGCCGGTTTTTCATTTAAATCCTGTGGCTGAAAAACTGGCTTCCGCCAGACTGATTGAATTGGGTTTGAACGATTCCTTTCTCTTGGGTCTTGCGCCCGGGGCCGCATATGGTCAGGCCAAACAGTGGCCTCAAGAAAAGTATGCCAAAGCGGCTCAGATTATTCTTGAGCAGAAAGGCGGGGCGGCCTTGCTTTTTGGCAGTCAGGGTGAGGCTGCGGTTACCAGGAAGTTGAAAGAGTTACTACCGGTACCGGTATATGATCTGGCCGGGCAGACCGACCTGGCCGGGGTTGCAGCCTTGATAAAGCGCTGTCACCTGTTTTTGACTAATGATTCGGGGTTGATGCATGTTGGAGCGGCAGTGGGCACGCCTCTGGTGGCCGTATTTGGCTCGACCACTCCGGTGACCACGGGCCCGGTTACAGGCCAGGCCCGCGTGATTTACCATCCGGTTGATTGCTCCCCATGCTTTAAGCGTGTTTGTGACCAGCCGAGCCATCTCTGCATGGACCTGGTCACAGTCGAAGAGGTTGCCGCAGCCGGACTTGAACTGCTGGAGAAAGGAGGCGAGCTTGGCAACGAAACTCAGACGGGCCGTTTTTCTGGATCGTGATGGGACGATCAATGAGCAGATGGGCTATATTAACCACCTCGATCGTTTTGTACTTCTTCCCGGCGTTGCTCCAGCCATAGCCCGGCTTAACCGGGCCGGTCTGGTGGTGGTCGTTACGAGCAATCAGTCCGGAGTAGCCCGCGGCTACTTTTCCTGGGACCTGGTTGAGGCGGTCACCAAGAGGATGAAGGATCTTTTAGCCCTGGATGGGGCGAGGCTGGACGGTATTTACTACTGCCTTCACCATCCGCAGGCTGAAGTGCCTGAATATCGGAAAAACTGCGAATGCCGCAAGCCCCGTCCTGGCTTGATTCAGAAGGCGGCAGCCGAATTGAAGCTGGACCCGGCTCGTTCCTTTACTATCGGAGATAGAGTCTCTGATCTCATACCCGGCCGGGCCGTGGGGGCTCGAAATATACTCGTGCTGAGCGGATATGGGCGGGGTGAGCTGGAGTATGTCCTGCCAAAAGCTGATGTTAAGCCTGATTATGTGGCTGATGATCTTGCCCGGGCCGTGGACTGGATTCTTAATGAGATTGAAGCCGAGTGAACATTAATCATTTTAAGGGAAACTATTCTTTTTGAACATTCTGATAATCAAACTTAGCGCCATCGGCGACGTGGTTCTGTGTCAGCCCTTCCTGGACGCACTGCGGCAGACCCATCCCCAGGCTCGCCTGACCTGGCTTGTCGAGGAGGCAGCGGCTGATATTGTCACGGATCACCCGCAGCTTGATCGCGTTCTGATTTTACGCCGCAAATCATGGCTAAGAGAAATCAGAAAGGGCCACATTAGTTCGATCATCAGGGAGGTGCGCTTTTTCCTGAAAGACCTGCGGTCAGAGAGATATGATCTGGTTATTGACTTGCAGGGGCTGTTCAAGAGCGGTGTTTTCGCTTTCCTCAGCCGCGGGCATCAAAGGATGGGTTTTGACCGGTCTCGGGAACTAAGCCACCTTTTTTACAACCAGCGCATGAAACCGTATGATCGTGACCAGCATGCCTTACTCCGCAACTTAGACGTGGCCGCGCTCCTGGGGGCCGAAGTTGACAAGAATCCTGAATTCAATCTGCCTTGCCATGAGACCGCGGCCAAGCTGGCGAAGCGGCTCTTAACCGGAGCTGACAAACCCAGGGTCGTAATCAATCCGGCCGCCAGGTGGGTCACCAAGCTCTGGCCCGTGCCGCGCTGGAGGGAACTGATCCAGCGGCTGGTCAGGGACCTGAAGGTCCAGGTAATACTTACCGGCGGGCCGGATGACACAGTTTTAAATCATCAAATTATTCGAGGGAATCACGGGACTCTGGATGTAACCGGTCAGACCAGCTTGAAGGTTTTAACGGAATTGTTCCGATCTGCTGCCGTGGTCGTCTGTCCTGACACCGGGCCGATGCACCTGGCCGTTGGGGCGGGGGCCCCGGTGGTGGCCCTTTTTGGACCCACCGCCCCATGGCGCAGCGGCCCTTTTGGCCCGGAGCATCTTGTTTTAAGGCGGGACCTGGACTGCAGTCCGTGTTTTCGTAAAAAGTGCCCGGATCCGAAATGTATGACCGGTTTGAGCGTGGATGAGGTTTTTGAGGCGGTTCGGACGAAGATTGAGCAAGGCCGGTAATGCTCGTAACTTCATCGTCTGCAAGCATAATAAGGGAATGAGACCTGGGCTTAAAAATGAGATCATGTGTGGTTATGAAAAAGGTTGCAAGATCTCTATAATTTCTGAGATAAATAGTTACAACTTTTAAGGAGGGTGAAATGCCTATCAGTCAGGAGCTTTTAGAAATTCTGGCCTGCCCCAAATGCAAGGGAGACCTCAAACTGACCGAATCGGAAGATGGTCTAATCTGTGAAAACTGCCAGCTCCTTTACGAGATACGGGATGATATTCCCATAATGCTCATTGACGAGGCGAAGCCTCTTAGCTGAAATGGCAATATGGCCTTTCATCATTGCCTCCCTGGGCCTGGCCGGCGCCGGTCTGGCCGCGCGGTATACCTTCTGGCGTCCTAATCAGTCCGGGGTGCCAGCCTTTATGTATCATTATATTACCGATGAACTTGAAGGAACGAAGTTAAAAAAACTTCGGGTCAGCCCCTCGACCTTTGCCTGGCAGATGGACTACCTCAAGAGCAAGGGCTATCATAGTATCGGCTTGAGAGAATATTAT is a genomic window containing:
- a CDS encoding 3-deoxy-D-manno-octulosonic acid transferase; the protein is MMFPLYTLAYCGATMALSPYYLVKGLASGKYLWSLSARLGVADISLEPKSTFRIWVHTLSLGETLSVLALITRLKNEGYEVCLSTTTRSGRQIARARFSEKAKIIQFPYDWPPAVRRVQDKVQPDLFVLVETDIWPNFLARLERERIPIVLINARVSPRSYARYRLVKRWWRRVLNLFTFIGVQTVLDKQRMLDLGAGSDRVVVTGNLKFDQPQPEAGSGVLESLLAESGLPRGVWLVGGSTHPGEDEALLEIFTELAPSFPELKLLLAPRNKSRFEPVWRLIQQRNLKAARRSGPKPCADIKIFLLDTQGELERFFELADVVFIGKSLPGSGEGGGHNLLEPAAHFKPVLFGPRMQNFKEIAQSILSAGGGIQVADQEELKMVLSTLLACPEKRKELGQQARGVVEAHQGAVDRNMDLITRALALRGTVGL
- the lpxK gene encoding tetraacyldisaccharide 4'-kinase, whose amino-acid sequence is MRRLLTYVYGAGVGFRLELYRSGRLKSDRLPARVISVGNLVVGGTGKTPTVIFIARRLHSMGVRTAVLSRGYHGQARRSINVVSDGAEVFLSPRQAGDEAYLIAESLPGVVVLTGKDRLLLGQHAIDRFQTQALILDDAFQHLKLKRDVNLLLLDATQPWGNGWILPAGPLREPRSQASRTTAFLITRAEQEPQQLREELGKDFPGRPVFSARYRPVSLTRLLGGGQEDPGRMAGQRVLAFCGLARPHDFLNTLTGLGAEVAGFVDWPDHFQARRSDLLSLAAKARELGVTKAVTTTKDAVKLSTRELSKWGLPLEIWVLGVELEVLDREDEFMAMLYPSQEAS
- a CDS encoding Trm112 family protein, whose protein sequence is MPISQELLEILACPKCKGDLKLTESEDGLICENCQLLYEIRDDIPIMLIDEAKPLS
- a CDS encoding HAD-IIIA family hydrolase produces the protein MGYINHLDRFVLLPGVAPAIARLNRAGLVVVVTSNQSGVARGYFSWDLVEAVTKRMKDLLALDGARLDGIYYCLHHPQAEVPEYRKNCECRKPRPGLIQKAAAELKLDPARSFTIGDRVSDLIPGRAVGARNILVLSGYGRGELEYVLPKADVKPDYVADDLARAVDWILNEIEAE
- the waaC gene encoding lipopolysaccharide heptosyltransferase I, with the protein product MNILIIKLSAIGDVVLCQPFLDALRQTHPQARLTWLVEEAAADIVTDHPQLDRVLILRRKSWLREIRKGHISSIIREVRFFLKDLRSERYDLVIDLQGLFKSGVFAFLSRGHQRMGFDRSRELSHLFYNQRMKPYDRDQHALLRNLDVAALLGAEVDKNPEFNLPCHETAAKLAKRLLTGADKPRVVINPAARWVTKLWPVPRWRELIQRLVRDLKVQVILTGGPDDTVLNHQIIRGNHGTLDVTGQTSLKVLTELFRSAAVVVCPDTGPMHLAVGAGAPVVALFGPTAPWRSGPFGPEHLVLRRDLDCSPCFRKKCPDPKCMTGLSVDEVFEAVRTKIEQGR
- the waaF gene encoding lipopolysaccharide heptosyltransferase II encodes the protein MDIDPQNVRRILVRSTNWVGDALLSTPALASLRDNFPESHLSVLARKWVTAIYKDHPAVDEIMVYDVEGRHKGWSGFIRLASEIRKQQFDLVVLFQYAFGAALLTWLARIPERIGYNTDGRGLLLNRAVSRRSGDKKIHEVESYQGLIHRSGLRIIQSRPVFHLNPVAEKLASARLIELGLNDSFLLGLAPGAAYGQAKQWPQEKYAKAAQIILEQKGGAALLFGSQGEAAVTRKLKELLPVPVYDLAGQTDLAGVAALIKRCHLFLTNDSGLMHVGAAVGTPLVAVFGSTTPVTTGPVTGQARVIYHPVDCSPCFKRVCDQPSHLCMDLVTVEEVAAAGLELLEKGGELGNETQTGRFSGS